In the genome of Sorangium aterium, one region contains:
- the rpsU gene encoding 30S ribosomal protein S21, with translation MPTDAIQCKPLEVAVGDKGIERAIKHLKRKMAAEGILRELKRRRHYMKPSVKRRKKASEAARRRRKRSKMDMVA, from the coding sequence ATGCCGACCGACGCCATTCAGTGCAAACCGCTCGAGGTCGCCGTGGGCGACAAGGGCATCGAGCGCGCCATCAAACATCTCAAGAGGAAGATGGCTGCCGAGGGGATCCTCCGCGAGCTGAAGCGGCGTCGGCACTACATGAAGCCGTCCGTGAAGCGACGGAAGAAGGCCTCGGAGGCCGCTCGTCGCCGCCGGAAGCGGTCCAAGATGGACATGGTCGCCTAG
- a CDS encoding Fur family transcriptional regulator gives MLACVRASGLKLTPQRLAIVRELAADPTHPTAQELFERLRPALPTMSFATVYNTLDALASAGLCVALSLSPGASRFDPNMAAHHHAVCDRCGLVRDVPCQPSDPSAERSDEIVPAPLAAAPGFEVRAVERIYRGLCAACAKDTRGGENARGKAQDAGRSAANSRFRPAGVRGARRPGRV, from the coding sequence ATGCTGGCGTGCGTGCGAGCGTCGGGGCTCAAGCTGACGCCGCAGCGCCTGGCGATCGTGCGCGAGCTCGCGGCCGATCCGACGCATCCGACGGCGCAGGAGCTGTTCGAGCGGCTCCGGCCGGCGCTGCCGACCATGAGCTTCGCCACCGTCTACAACACGCTCGACGCGCTGGCGTCCGCGGGGCTGTGCGTCGCGCTGTCGCTGTCGCCAGGCGCCTCGCGCTTCGACCCGAACATGGCGGCGCATCATCACGCGGTCTGCGATCGCTGCGGGCTCGTCCGCGATGTGCCGTGCCAGCCGAGCGACCCGTCCGCCGAGCGTTCGGACGAGATCGTCCCCGCGCCCCTCGCGGCCGCACCCGGCTTCGAGGTCCGCGCCGTCGAGCGGATCTACCGGGGGCTCTGCGCTGCCTGCGCGAAGGACACCCGGGGTGGCGAAAATGCGCGGGGCAAGGCGCAGGACGCCGGGCGAAGCGCGGCGAACAGTCGATTTCGCCCCGCGGGGGTTCGAGGGGCGCGGCGCCCTGGACGTGTCTAG
- a CDS encoding rubrerythrin family protein — translation MTTKQLTGTKTHQNLKDAFAGESQANRRYLYFAKVADVEGRPEVAGLFKDTADGETGHAHGHLDYLKQAGDPATGLPIGSTEKNLKAAVAGETHEYETMYPGFAKEARDEGFEDIAEWFETLAKAEKSHAGRFTKALQSLDF, via the coding sequence ATGACAACCAAGCAGCTTACGGGCACGAAGACGCACCAGAACCTGAAGGACGCGTTCGCCGGGGAGTCGCAGGCAAACCGCCGCTACCTGTACTTCGCAAAGGTCGCGGACGTCGAAGGTCGCCCCGAGGTCGCCGGTCTCTTCAAGGACACGGCGGACGGCGAGACCGGCCACGCGCACGGCCACCTCGACTACCTCAAGCAGGCGGGCGACCCGGCGACCGGCCTGCCGATCGGCAGCACGGAGAAGAACCTGAAGGCCGCCGTCGCCGGCGAGACCCACGAGTACGAGACGATGTACCCGGGCTTCGCGAAGGAGGCCCGCGACGAGGGCTTCGAGGACATCGCAGAGTGGTTCGAGACGCTCGCGAAGGCCGAGAAGTCGCACGCCGGGCGCTTCACGAAGGCGCTGCAGTCGCTCGACTTCTGA
- a CDS encoding heterodisulfide reductase-related iron-sulfur binding cluster — MSVIRRAPDRPPATSPNDERYLEPRDLEAELRRTFQICHECRMCVGYCGSFPALFARVDRDIEAGVAEGAEALTYDDFKAVGDECWQCKLCYIKCPYTADEHAYELLDFPRVLARERAVRAQRDGIPLVDRILGEPQLIGELGSGAVAPLANLVQASRLLRKVQEKVTGISSEFPLPEMARKPFSSWFAEHGAAADAGKQGDVVLFATCYGEYNTPAVPEAAVRVLEHNGYAVHVPGCSSADEPRDTPAGALTCCGMPNLDGGDLAAFTAKVKHNVALLLPHVRRGRKIVVIGPTCGYTMKKEWPEYLQTAEAREVAAATVDMMEFLVQLGREKKLNREFKKGLGTIAYHAACHLRAQKIGFPGARVLGVVPDTDVRVIEQCSAVDGTWGMKAAHYETGRKYASKLVRGVGGADVIVSDCTLAGLRMVKENGAKVLHPVEALAHAYGLGPTP; from the coding sequence GTGAGCGTCATCCGGCGTGCACCAGACCGTCCACCGGCGACATCGCCGAACGACGAGCGATATCTCGAGCCCCGCGATCTCGAGGCAGAGCTGCGGCGGACGTTCCAGATCTGCCACGAATGCCGCATGTGCGTCGGGTACTGCGGCTCGTTCCCGGCGCTCTTCGCCCGCGTCGACAGGGACATCGAGGCCGGCGTCGCCGAAGGCGCCGAGGCCCTCACCTACGATGACTTCAAGGCCGTCGGCGACGAGTGCTGGCAGTGCAAGCTTTGCTACATCAAGTGCCCGTACACGGCCGACGAGCACGCCTACGAGCTCCTCGATTTCCCGCGCGTGCTCGCGCGAGAGCGCGCGGTGCGCGCCCAGCGGGACGGCATCCCGCTGGTGGACAGGATCCTCGGCGAGCCGCAGCTGATCGGCGAGCTGGGCTCCGGCGCCGTCGCGCCGCTCGCGAACCTCGTGCAGGCGAGCCGCCTGCTGCGCAAGGTGCAGGAGAAGGTGACCGGGATCTCGTCGGAGTTCCCGCTCCCGGAGATGGCGCGCAAGCCGTTCTCGTCCTGGTTCGCGGAGCACGGCGCCGCGGCCGACGCCGGCAAGCAAGGCGACGTGGTGCTCTTCGCGACCTGCTACGGCGAGTACAACACGCCCGCGGTCCCCGAGGCGGCGGTCCGCGTCCTCGAGCACAACGGCTACGCGGTGCACGTCCCGGGCTGCTCCTCGGCGGACGAGCCGCGAGACACGCCGGCGGGGGCGCTGACGTGCTGCGGGATGCCGAACCTCGACGGCGGCGATCTCGCGGCCTTCACCGCGAAGGTGAAGCACAACGTCGCGCTCCTGCTCCCGCACGTGCGCAGGGGGAGGAAGATCGTCGTGATCGGCCCGACGTGCGGCTACACGATGAAGAAGGAGTGGCCGGAGTACCTGCAGACGGCAGAGGCGCGCGAGGTCGCGGCCGCGACGGTCGACATGATGGAGTTCCTCGTCCAGCTCGGCCGCGAGAAGAAGCTCAACCGCGAGTTCAAGAAGGGGCTCGGCACGATCGCGTACCACGCCGCGTGCCACCTGCGCGCGCAGAAGATCGGCTTCCCCGGCGCCAGGGTGCTCGGCGTCGTCCCCGACACCGACGTGCGCGTCATCGAGCAGTGCTCGGCGGTCGACGGCACATGGGGGATGAAGGCGGCCCACTACGAGACCGGGCGCAAGTACGCGTCGAAGCTCGTGCGCGGCGTCGGCGGCGCGGACGTCATCGTCAGCGACTGCACCCTCGCGGGTCTCAGGATGGTCAAGGAGAACGGCGCGAAGGTGCTGCACCCGGTCGAGGCGCTCGCCCACGCGTACGGGCTCGGTCCGACGCCGTGA
- a CDS encoding DUF3501 family protein, translating into MRPIDRNEVLGIGEYEAIRERFRSRIIQEKRPRRVRIGDHLTAVFENRDSVLFQIQEMLRTERITSESGILHEIETYNDLIPGAGQLSMTLFVEIPDRALRDRMLVDLVGLEDTVSIEVDGVAARALGKRDGSMEDRTTAVHYLKADLPADAQAAIKARKATASIVVGHPRYAVKAPLGRATLDKLAEDLS; encoded by the coding sequence ATGCGTCCCATCGATCGCAACGAGGTGCTCGGGATCGGCGAATACGAGGCCATCCGCGAGCGATTCCGGAGCCGCATCATCCAGGAGAAGCGGCCCCGCCGCGTGCGGATCGGAGACCACCTGACCGCGGTGTTCGAGAACCGTGACTCGGTGCTCTTCCAGATCCAGGAGATGCTCCGCACCGAGCGCATCACGAGCGAGAGCGGCATCCTCCACGAGATCGAGACGTACAACGATCTCATCCCGGGCGCAGGGCAGCTCAGCATGACGCTCTTCGTCGAGATCCCCGATCGAGCGCTGCGCGACCGGATGCTCGTCGATCTGGTGGGCCTCGAGGACACGGTGTCGATCGAGGTCGACGGCGTCGCCGCGCGGGCGCTCGGCAAGCGCGACGGGTCGATGGAGGATCGCACGACGGCCGTGCACTACCTCAAGGCGGATCTCCCGGCCGATGCGCAGGCCGCGATCAAGGCGAGGAAGGCGACGGCATCGATCGTCGTCGGGCACCCGCGCTACGCGGTGAAGGCGCCGCTCGGGAGGGCGACCCTGGACAAGCTCGCCGAGGACCTGTCCTAG
- a CDS encoding acyl-CoA thioesterase — MVSLERPIKFEDVDAANIVFFARFLNYAHEAMERFFAPLEGGYAGLILERRIGLPAVRVEADYAAPVRYGQALRIETSVVHIGRRSATLRYRMHRAHDGVLSAELRHTVVTTDLVQLVSVPMPEDVRALLSAHLELEQAPSSAGRRA, encoded by the coding sequence ATGGTCTCCCTCGAGCGCCCGATCAAGTTCGAAGACGTCGACGCCGCGAACATCGTCTTCTTCGCGCGCTTCCTCAACTACGCGCACGAGGCGATGGAGCGGTTCTTCGCGCCGCTCGAGGGGGGCTACGCCGGGCTCATCCTCGAGCGGCGGATCGGGCTGCCGGCGGTGCGGGTCGAGGCCGACTACGCGGCGCCTGTGCGTTACGGCCAGGCGCTCCGGATCGAGACGTCGGTCGTCCATATCGGCCGGCGGAGCGCCACGCTCCGGTACCGCATGCACCGCGCCCACGACGGCGTGCTGTCGGCGGAGCTGCGGCACACGGTGGTGACCACCGACCTCGTGCAGCTGGTGTCGGTCCCGATGCCGGAGGACGTCCGGGCCCTGCTCAGCGCCCACCTCGAGCTCGAGCAGGCGCCCTCCAGCGCCGGTCGACGGGCGTGA
- a CDS encoding phospholipase D family protein encodes MSARPARPRARARARTEPEAKARSPLKRRVELTLLRDRAHYDALVMGAVANARVSVWIATANVKELRVEAPIGSRARARGRYMSFLDLLDALAARGVELRLLHAGVPSRAFRAELRRRPRPPIEMRRCPRVHLKMIAVDGALLYLGSANLTGAGLGAKGEGRRNFEAGVLTDDDLLLDEMQATFEAIWTGAECKGCRLRPLCPGPLDELDKIPLR; translated from the coding sequence GTGAGCGCTCGGCCGGCGCGCCCGCGGGCGCGGGCACGCGCGAGGACCGAACCCGAGGCGAAGGCGCGATCGCCGCTGAAGCGGCGCGTCGAGCTGACGCTCCTCCGCGACAGGGCGCACTACGACGCGCTCGTGATGGGCGCCGTCGCGAACGCGCGCGTGTCCGTGTGGATCGCGACGGCCAACGTGAAGGAGCTGCGCGTGGAGGCGCCCATCGGATCGAGGGCGCGGGCGCGCGGCCGGTACATGTCGTTCCTCGACCTGCTTGACGCGCTCGCCGCCCGGGGGGTCGAGCTGCGCCTGCTGCACGCCGGCGTCCCGTCGCGCGCCTTCCGCGCCGAGCTCCGGCGGCGGCCCCGGCCGCCGATCGAGATGCGCCGCTGCCCGCGGGTCCACCTGAAGATGATCGCCGTCGACGGCGCGCTCCTGTACCTCGGCTCCGCGAACCTCACAGGCGCCGGGCTCGGGGCGAAGGGCGAGGGGCGGCGGAACTTCGAGGCGGGCGTACTCACGGACGACGACCTCCTGCTCGACGAGATGCAGGCGACGTTCGAGGCGATCTGGACCGGCGCCGAGTGCAAGGGCTGCAGGCTCCGGCCGCTCTGCCCGGGGCCGCTCGACGAGCTCGACAAAATCCCGTTGCGCTGA
- the rpiA gene encoding ribose-5-phosphate isomerase RpiA has translation MSTAGPDPSDLDRIANAALARVDSGMLLGLGTGRASEAFIRRLGERVRRGLQIKGVATSERSAELARRENIPMVSLEEVERFHVAVDGADEVAPDLGLIKGLGGALLRERVVAYEAAEFIILVTPEKLVEKLGSRVPIPVEVVPFASTTAARHLTALGGKPSIRKNADGYPFQTDNHNWILDTAFGPMDAPAAVDARIRKIPGVVDNGLFLDMATLVLVAEAGAVRELTRQR, from the coding sequence ATGAGCACCGCGGGACCGGACCCCTCCGACCTCGATCGAATCGCCAATGCCGCGCTCGCGCGCGTGGACAGCGGGATGCTGCTCGGGCTCGGCACCGGGCGCGCGTCCGAGGCCTTCATCCGCCGCCTCGGGGAGCGCGTCCGCCGCGGGCTCCAGATCAAGGGCGTCGCCACGTCGGAGCGCTCGGCGGAGCTCGCCCGCCGCGAGAACATCCCGATGGTGTCGCTCGAGGAGGTCGAGCGCTTCCACGTCGCCGTCGACGGCGCCGACGAGGTGGCGCCCGACCTCGGCCTCATCAAGGGCCTCGGCGGCGCGCTCCTCCGCGAGCGCGTGGTCGCCTACGAGGCCGCGGAGTTCATCATCCTCGTCACGCCCGAGAAGCTCGTCGAGAAGCTCGGCTCGCGCGTGCCCATCCCCGTCGAGGTGGTGCCCTTCGCGAGCACGACGGCCGCGCGGCACCTGACCGCGCTCGGAGGCAAGCCGTCGATCCGCAAGAACGCGGACGGGTACCCCTTCCAGACCGACAACCACAACTGGATCCTCGACACCGCGTTCGGCCCGATGGACGCGCCGGCAGCGGTCGACGCGCGCATCCGCAAGATCCCCGGCGTCGTCGACAATGGGCTGTTCCTCGACATGGCGACGCTCGTGCTGGTGGCGGAGGCGGGCGCCGTCCGCGAGCTGACGCGGCAGCGCTAG
- the argH gene encoding argininosuccinate lyase gives MSVRLWDKGGATDAQMLRYTSRDDWQLDQRLLAYDLRATVAHVRGLARIGVLSEAERDALVRELEVLEAQNEAGELRLTEDDEDGHSAIEAALVARIGDAGKKVHTGRSRNDQVLVATRLYERDALDELAENATAGARALLDLARREAETPMPGYTHLQRAVPSSVGYWAASFVEGLTDAIDVVRATRALVDRCPLGGAAGFGVNLPLDRVGVARELGFAGVALNPLASQTSRGIIEAQILAAAWQVMAVSRRLAWDLSLFAMSELAFIRLPEAFTTGSSIMPQKRNPDVVELMRAACSVVQGALAEVQSIVALPSGYHRDLQLTKGPTMRGLDEALATSRLLPRLVEGLAFDRERMARAITPECFATDRAVELAVEGVPFREAYRKVAAEIAALPAGDAAASLRARVSLGAPGNLALDDLARRLDRHAR, from the coding sequence ATGAGCGTACGACTCTGGGACAAAGGGGGCGCGACCGACGCCCAAATGCTGCGTTACACCTCGCGCGACGACTGGCAGCTCGATCAGCGCCTGCTCGCGTACGACCTGCGGGCCACCGTCGCGCACGTCCGCGGGCTCGCGCGCATCGGCGTGCTCAGCGAGGCGGAGCGGGACGCGCTCGTCCGCGAGCTCGAGGTGCTCGAGGCGCAGAACGAGGCCGGCGAGCTGCGGCTCACCGAGGACGACGAGGACGGCCACAGCGCGATCGAGGCCGCGCTGGTCGCCCGCATCGGCGACGCGGGCAAGAAGGTGCACACCGGCCGGAGCCGCAACGATCAGGTGCTCGTCGCCACGCGCCTCTACGAGCGCGACGCGCTGGATGAGCTCGCCGAGAACGCGACGGCCGGCGCCCGCGCGCTGCTCGATCTCGCCAGGCGCGAGGCGGAGACGCCGATGCCCGGCTACACGCACCTGCAGCGGGCGGTGCCGTCGTCCGTCGGCTACTGGGCCGCCTCGTTCGTCGAGGGGCTCACCGACGCGATCGACGTGGTGCGCGCGACGCGGGCGCTCGTCGATCGCTGCCCGCTCGGGGGCGCCGCGGGCTTCGGCGTGAACCTCCCGCTCGATCGCGTCGGCGTCGCGCGCGAGCTCGGGTTCGCCGGCGTGGCGCTGAACCCGCTCGCGTCCCAGACGTCGCGCGGCATCATCGAGGCGCAGATCCTCGCCGCCGCGTGGCAGGTGATGGCCGTGAGCCGGCGGCTCGCGTGGGATCTCAGCCTGTTCGCGATGAGCGAGCTCGCGTTCATCCGCCTCCCGGAGGCGTTCACGACCGGCTCGTCGATCATGCCGCAGAAGCGCAACCCCGACGTCGTCGAGCTCATGCGCGCCGCGTGCTCCGTCGTCCAGGGGGCGCTCGCCGAGGTGCAGTCGATCGTGGCGCTCCCGTCGGGCTATCACCGCGACCTCCAGCTCACGAAGGGCCCCACGATGCGCGGGCTCGACGAGGCGCTCGCGACGTCGCGCCTCTTGCCCCGGCTCGTCGAGGGGCTCGCGTTCGACCGGGAGCGCATGGCCCGCGCGATCACGCCGGAGTGCTTCGCCACGGATCGCGCCGTCGAGCTCGCCGTGGAGGGCGTCCCCTTCCGCGAGGCCTACCGCAAGGTCGCGGCCGAGATCGCGGCGCTGCCGGCCGGGGACGCCGCGGCGAGCCTCCGCGCGCGCGTGTCGCTCGGAGCTCCGGGCAACCTCGCGCTGGACGATCTGGCCCGCAGGCTCGATCGCCACGCCCGCTAG
- the fni gene encoding type 2 isopentenyl-diphosphate Delta-isomerase, which produces MTEEAKDISERKADHIELCATGDVGFRAKTTLLEQVELIHDALPELSLDAIDTSVLLLGKRLRAPLLIAAMTGGTERAHAINRELSQIAEERGYGFGLGSQRAMLNGDASATYEVRAHAPTTLLLGNIGAVQARSLSTEAVAELVAQVGADALCVHMNPAMELVQPGGDRDFAGALDAMARLASGLSVPVIAKETGCGIGPGTAYRLVRAGIRDLDVSGSGGTSWVAVETARAEGAARSLGEALREWGVPTAASVLIARAIRPRFKTIIATGGVTSGLDIARAIALGAHAAGIARPVLQAFVSGGRDGAVRYLETVEAELRAVMLLVGARDIASLQKSPVLLGRELRRWTRLLKQMKQLERA; this is translated from the coding sequence ATGACGGAAGAGGCGAAGGACATCTCCGAGAGGAAAGCGGACCACATCGAGCTCTGCGCGACCGGTGATGTCGGGTTTCGAGCCAAGACCACGCTGCTGGAGCAGGTCGAGCTGATCCACGACGCGTTGCCGGAGCTCTCCCTCGACGCGATCGACACCTCGGTGCTGCTGCTCGGGAAGCGGCTCCGCGCTCCGCTCCTGATCGCGGCCATGACCGGAGGGACGGAGCGCGCGCACGCGATCAACCGGGAGCTCTCGCAGATCGCCGAGGAGCGCGGGTACGGCTTCGGGCTCGGGAGCCAGCGGGCGATGCTGAACGGCGACGCCTCCGCGACGTACGAGGTCCGCGCGCACGCTCCGACCACCCTCCTCCTCGGGAACATCGGCGCCGTGCAGGCGCGATCGCTGTCGACGGAGGCGGTCGCCGAGCTCGTGGCCCAGGTCGGCGCCGACGCGCTCTGCGTCCACATGAACCCCGCGATGGAGCTGGTCCAGCCGGGCGGCGACCGGGACTTCGCCGGCGCGCTGGACGCGATGGCCCGGCTCGCGAGCGGCCTCAGCGTACCGGTCATCGCGAAGGAGACCGGCTGCGGGATCGGCCCGGGAACGGCGTACCGCCTGGTCCGGGCGGGCATCCGCGATCTGGACGTATCCGGGTCCGGAGGCACGTCCTGGGTCGCCGTCGAGACGGCGCGCGCCGAGGGCGCAGCCCGCTCCCTCGGTGAGGCGCTGCGCGAATGGGGTGTGCCCACGGCCGCCTCGGTGCTCATCGCCCGCGCTATCCGTCCTCGTTTCAAGACCATCATCGCGACCGGGGGCGTCACGAGCGGCCTTGACATCGCTCGAGCGATTGCCCTCGGCGCGCATGCTGCCGGGATCGCGCGTCCGGTCCTCCAGGCGTTCGTCTCGGGGGGACGGGACGGAGCGGTGCGGTACCTCGAGACCGTCGAGGCCGAGCTCCGGGCGGTCATGCTGCTCGTCGGGGCGCGCGACATCGCGTCGCTCCAGAAGTCACCCGTGCTGCTCGGACGGGAGCTGCGCAGGTGGACCAGGTTGCTGAAGCAGATGAAGCAGCTGGAGAGGGCGTAG
- a CDS encoding GAF domain-containing protein has protein sequence MTEKKGRPSDRPPEDLKKERDAFIQQFFRKGAQLTEELLRENERLRDKISELESENGKLRAHLASDSAIRDLLRKIEELEQEKRDLVTQSVRMVAASDRFNSRYSEAEGELANLANLYVALSQLHAARNVRHVLRNLKELLAQFLGAGAFSVYLASPDGKELVSIASEGVAVEEIVRMPVTEGVVGQAFSKGEIFFDETKDVSKGSIEDPAAVIPLDFNGRTVGVIAIFSTLPQKTEFVNVDTELFKLLGAQAAPALINARLFTDAGRKVPGVQAFLDLED, from the coding sequence ATGACGGAGAAAAAAGGGCGTCCGAGCGATCGTCCCCCCGAGGACCTGAAGAAGGAGCGCGATGCCTTCATTCAGCAGTTCTTCCGCAAGGGGGCGCAGCTGACCGAGGAGCTCCTCCGCGAGAACGAGCGCCTTCGCGACAAGATCTCCGAGCTCGAGTCGGAGAACGGCAAGCTCCGCGCGCACCTCGCGAGCGACTCGGCCATCCGTGATCTGCTCCGCAAGATCGAGGAGCTCGAGCAGGAGAAGCGCGACCTCGTGACGCAGTCGGTGCGGATGGTGGCGGCCTCGGACCGCTTCAACAGCCGCTACTCGGAGGCGGAGGGAGAGCTCGCGAACCTCGCGAACCTGTACGTCGCGCTGTCGCAGCTGCACGCGGCGCGCAACGTGCGCCATGTCCTCCGCAACCTGAAGGAGCTCCTGGCGCAGTTCCTCGGGGCGGGCGCCTTCTCCGTGTACCTGGCGTCTCCCGATGGTAAAGAGCTCGTCTCGATCGCGAGCGAAGGCGTCGCGGTCGAGGAGATCGTGCGCATGCCGGTGACCGAAGGCGTCGTCGGCCAGGCATTCTCGAAGGGGGAAATCTTCTTCGACGAGACCAAGGACGTCTCCAAGGGGAGCATCGAGGATCCCGCTGCAGTGATCCCGCTCGACTTCAACGGGCGCACCGTGGGTGTCATCGCGATCTTCAGCACGCTCCCGCAAAAGACGGAGTTCGTGAACGTGGACACCGAGCTCTTCAAGCTCCTCGGGGCCCAGGCCGCCCCCGCCCTCATCAACGCGCGGCTCTTCACCGACGCCGGCCGGAAGGTGCCTGGCGTCCAGGCATTCCTGGACCTGGAGGACTGA
- a CDS encoding response regulator — protein MAEYSCLIVEDSPMMRQLLVFALARVKNLRVTEADDGVDGLRKLASTKYDVIITDINMPIMDGLKLVKRVRTDPVHKDTPIIIITTEGSQEDRQRALQLGANAYITKPIQAPQVIAKVKELLKID, from the coding sequence ATGGCCGAGTACTCGTGTCTGATCGTTGAAGACTCGCCCATGATGCGGCAGCTCTTGGTCTTCGCGCTGGCGCGCGTGAAGAACCTCCGCGTCACCGAGGCGGACGATGGCGTCGACGGTCTCCGCAAGCTCGCCTCGACCAAGTACGACGTGATCATCACCGACATCAATATGCCGATCATGGACGGGCTCAAGCTCGTCAAGCGCGTGCGCACGGATCCGGTCCACAAGGACACCCCGATCATCATCATCACCACCGAGGGGTCTCAGGAGGATCGTCAGCGCGCGCTGCAGCTCGGCGCGAACGCGTACATCACGAAGCCCATCCAGGCCCCGCAGGTCATCGCCAAGGTCAAGGAACTCCTCAAGATCGACTGA
- a CDS encoding GGDEF domain-containing protein, with translation MGSYLPDDDFEATRVANVGELHKEIPARSPKDRAYLIVLAGSNVGEMYRVEGAEIVIGRASGATIRLNDDGISRRHARLLQMDSQVLIEDLNSSNGTMVNGEHVTRLALHDGDKIRLGSTTILKFTYHDHLDESFQQQMYDAALRDALTKAFNKKYFLDRLETEVSYARRHGAHLSLLMFDVDHFKRINDTFGHLAGDYVLARIAKIASHTVRTEDVFARYGGEEFGILCRGVGLENAGILGERLRLLIEGSVFEHEGVRMPTTISVGVAAHPELSVQNGMELIAAADEALYEAKRTGRNRVLLKFGAKP, from the coding sequence ATGGGCAGCTACCTCCCCGACGATGACTTCGAGGCCACGCGGGTGGCCAACGTTGGGGAGCTCCACAAGGAGATCCCGGCGCGCTCGCCGAAGGACCGCGCCTACCTCATCGTGCTCGCTGGCTCGAACGTCGGCGAAATGTACCGGGTCGAGGGCGCCGAGATCGTGATCGGCCGGGCATCCGGGGCGACCATCCGGCTGAACGACGACGGCATCTCGCGGCGCCACGCGCGCCTCCTCCAGATGGACAGCCAGGTGCTGATCGAGGATCTCAACAGCTCGAACGGGACGATGGTGAACGGCGAGCACGTCACGCGCCTCGCCCTGCACGACGGCGACAAGATCCGCCTGGGCTCGACGACCATCCTCAAGTTCACCTACCACGACCACCTGGATGAGTCGTTCCAGCAGCAGATGTACGACGCCGCGCTGCGCGACGCCCTCACCAAGGCCTTCAACAAGAAGTATTTCCTGGATCGGCTCGAGACCGAGGTCTCCTATGCCCGGCGGCACGGCGCGCACCTGTCGCTGCTCATGTTCGACGTCGATCATTTCAAGAGGATCAACGACACCTTCGGGCACCTCGCCGGCGACTACGTGCTTGCGAGGATCGCCAAGATCGCGAGCCACACGGTGCGGACCGAGGACGTGTTCGCGCGCTACGGCGGTGAAGAGTTCGGCATCCTGTGCCGCGGCGTGGGGCTCGAGAACGCGGGCATCCTCGGCGAGCGGCTGCGCCTGCTCATCGAGGGGTCGGTCTTCGAGCACGAGGGCGTTCGCATGCCGACGACGATCAGCGTCGGCGTAGCGGCGCACCCCGAGCTCTCGGTGCAGAACGGCATGGAGCTCATCGCGGCGGCCGATGAGGCGCTCTACGAGGCGAAGCGCACCGGCCGCAACCGCGTGCTCCTGAAGTTCGGCGCGAAGCCGTAG
- a CDS encoding metallophosphoesterase family protein, whose product MRLLCVSDIHGHADALAAVLATAERRGYTQLLVAGDLCFPGPKPLETWRRLTQAKAVCVQGVSDRALATLDLDKVRARSEHERARLDRLSQTRTELGELILARLARLAPTYRLPLEDGGELVLVHGSPADPLEPISHDMTDEEVLSLLGDDPADVVICGGSHVPFDRMVGGVRIINVGSVGEAPCSLRSDVRGAVDHVRVGARAPGELGELVRSGGSVTAYGAMHADATFIEIRAGELWVEQVVVPLGRAA is encoded by the coding sequence GTGCGATTGCTCTGCGTCTCGGATATTCACGGCCACGCCGACGCGCTCGCGGCGGTCCTGGCCACGGCCGAGCGCCGAGGGTACACCCAGCTCCTGGTCGCCGGAGATCTCTGCTTTCCCGGCCCGAAGCCGCTCGAGACGTGGCGCCGGCTCACCCAGGCCAAGGCGGTTTGCGTACAGGGCGTATCGGATCGCGCCCTGGCGACGCTGGACCTCGACAAGGTCAGGGCGCGGAGCGAGCACGAGCGAGCGCGGCTCGATCGCCTGTCCCAGACGCGCACCGAGCTCGGCGAGCTGATCCTTGCGCGGCTGGCGCGGCTCGCCCCGACGTACCGCCTGCCGCTCGAGGACGGCGGCGAGCTCGTCCTGGTCCACGGCTCCCCGGCGGATCCGCTCGAGCCGATCTCTCACGACATGACGGACGAGGAGGTGCTCTCCCTGCTCGGCGACGATCCGGCGGATGTCGTGATCTGTGGTGGCTCCCACGTCCCGTTCGATCGGATGGTGGGCGGCGTGCGCATCATCAACGTCGGCTCGGTGGGTGAAGCGCCGTGCTCGCTGCGGAGCGACGTACGGGGCGCCGTTGATCACGTGCGCGTCGGTGCGCGCGCCCCTGGCGAGCTTGGCGAGCTTGTGCGGAGCGGCGGTTCCGTCACCGCGTATGGCGCGATGCACGCCGACGCGACGTTCATCGAGATCCGGGCGGGCGAGCTCTGGGTCGAGCAGGTCGTGGTGCCACTCGGCAGGGCTGCGTGA